The following proteins come from a genomic window of bacterium:
- a CDS encoding SoxR reducing system RseC family protein: protein MIKEETGTVISVDEKEVVIRVDAASECSACGMCRGSKTSGELSCGVYPGARKGDRVKIRINTAERFFSALFTFFLPAFFLVLFLTAGENISQSAKIMSPSSVKFLFLFLGMLSGGLSMYLGNIFLKKQVKYRPEIICKISGSDMKKDN from the coding sequence ATGATTAAAGAAGAAACAGGAACCGTAATAAGCGTTGATGAAAAAGAGGTTGTAATCAGGGTTGACGCCGCATCCGAATGTTCAGCCTGCGGGATGTGCCGGGGCAGTAAAACTTCAGGCGAGTTATCCTGCGGTGTTTATCCGGGCGCCAGAAAGGGAGACAGGGTAAAAATTCGTATTAATACCGCAGAAAGATTTTTTTCGGCCCTGTTTACTTTTTTCCTGCCGGCTTTTTTTCTCGTTTTATTTTTGACAGCGGGTGAAAATATTTCTCAGAGCGCTAAGATTATGAGCCCTTCATCGGTCAAGTTTCTTTTTCTGTTCCTGGGAATGCTTTCCGGCGGCTTGTCAATGTATTTAGGGAATATATTTCTGAAAAAACAGGTGAAATACAGGCCTGAAATTATCTGTAAAATAAGCGGCTCGGACATGAAAAAAGACAATTAA